In the genome of Stomoxys calcitrans chromosome 4, idStoCalc2.1, whole genome shotgun sequence, the window GCCCAGCCTATCACTGTGACAAAGTCAGGAGTTGAAACAAGATCATCAATCGAATCTCTTGCAGACAGCACTTGGGCTGCTGACAAAAGCCTTGTGGACTACATAGAACAAAATTTAACCTTCACCGCCAGTGTAAAATCAAAAGTTGCTCAGATTGGATTTTTATAATCTACAGCAAGTTTTAGGGCTTTTAGAAATAACCTCCAGACCAAGCAGCGTACGAGGCAGGTCTTGATAGCTTGCATGAGGATACGAGTGATTGGCGTTTTTGCAGACCACATAATCCCAATACTGATAACActttattattttcatttgaaatatttaaaattttattcaatgttAATAATGCATGTTGGTAATGAATCTTtgattttaaaaaacatttttcgttacTTTAAATATAATGATGATTGTTAAATTAGTACAtaaatatttggcacagctttAGCTCGATCTTATGACAACGATAATTTAAgtatatttataaaaacaaacaaaaataataaaatgtctaacacaaataaatacaataagttaataaaataaattatataacaataattaataaataaggAATTTATATTACATAAGAATTGAAACTAAAAACAGACACAGACATCGTCTTCTTTTCTCTTAGgagtaaatttttcttccaatttctgCTATGATTTTCGATGTCATCAATGACCTGTTAATTTGGATATCACCCGTTTTACGAACTGAAGTACATAAGAATCtgttggttttgttgttgttgttgtggttgtttaaAACTTAAACGAATTAAGCGTAATTTTTTGTGTTAAGTTTTACACTAAACTTCTACAATATAACATATCATGGGATTGTTTAATTCAACCATGAATATTTGACTGTGCTATGAGGACGATCGACGATCGATGAGCAAGGACATTGCTTTATGTTTCTGCCTTGCCATAAGAGCCCACAGGAGGCCGATACATGGCCGGTAGACTTAAGACCTGAGGCAAATTGAAAGCATATTTACGTTTGTCAATGCTCTTGAAGACATTGTCCATGCGACAGCCTTCACTGCGCATCGTATTTAAGATTTGTGGTACATTTTTGGCCGGCAATTGGAATTCCTGCACCAAGACACGACATTGCTCCAACGTCACTGCCATGCCAGTGCGGTCTTTGGCACTTTTGCACGAGGTGAAACGCAGCCCCGACATTAGGCGGCAGGCATCTTCCACCAAATGcaatatttttacatttttcgaCACATTCGCCTTGAGTTGATCTTCTAGGAAATTCAAAATGTTCAGCAGCATTTGTGGTGCTGGCATGTGAGGTTCATGTTTGCTGGGAGTCTCTGGCATAGTTAGGGGTAGTTTGCGGAAGCGAGTATAATACTGTTTTAGGCGTACATAATTATCCCAGTTGGAACGATGTTGTTCGCGGGTGCGTCCCATAGCTTCGGCCAAGGTGGCCTTTTCGTTGATACCTATGTTAAAGAAGATTGGAGTGACTTTAAAGCTAACCGCGTGCTTGGTGGGCAGCATAGCATAAACATGTTCGGGAACTGGAAGATAGACGGTAAGAGATTGTCGAGAACCGGTAATGCGAGGTGTGGGCACAGATTGTGAATCATGACTGCGAAAAaaaagaatgaatgaatgaaacagAGATAACAAAGCTGCACCATCATTATGTCTCACCTTCCATTATTGCTTCGAACAAGTTCAAAATCCACTCCCAGTAGATCTTCAATTGCTATACACATATCGCCCCACATATCTATTTCACTCCCTTGCAATGATAATAACCCCTCAAAGTAGGCCAAAGGTCCCAAATCACACAGTATGCGTATGAAATTGTCTGTGATTTCGTTACCCCAAAGCTTTGCCATTAAAGCTGTGACCAGAGCCGTCAATGATTGTGAGAAGCAAACATCTCGCCTATACATGGTTTCCAAATTTATGCTTATCCTATGCATGTCTTGCTGTAGACGTTGCACAGAATGCATTAGACGTGCAGTTTTTAATAAACCATCCATCGCATGTCTTAATTTACGCATAGAAGGCCTCAATTCCGAGGCCCAGTCTGTGGTAAGTGATAAATCAAGGCctgtaaaatgaaaataataataatatttttttattataaaaattttaaataacctCTTCTAGCCTCTTAGAACCAAATTACTTGTCAGTTAGAAGAAATAATTTGATCCCGATTTCCATTACAAATTCACATTTGCTTACCATCTGTAAATTTATTTCCCTTCTTTGCTGCAACATTTTCCAGCGCTGGTTGTGTcaaatccaaatttaaaccattACTATTGCCATTGGGAGAACTGCCCTCCAGGCCCTCTACATGTTTAGGCTCATCGCATGCATAACTTGTGGTTGACTCCGAATTGCCATTATCCACTACATCAGGGACCGGTGCATTGCTAAATCCAGAGCGTTTCATGGAACCTTTGGGATTTCGCAAACGAATTGCTGGAGAACCACAACGACCacacaaaaactttattttactAACCAAACACATCACGCTGGCCTCTATATTCAGTTGGGTCAAATCTAAAGGTTCTGGTTCTTCCGTAGGTCTATAATAATTGGCCGAGGGTGAGGTACTCATCATTTTCGTATCCAAAAATCGCGCATTGTGTGAGGCCAAAATGGAACATTTCATAGCTTCATATTCGTTGCAATTACTGGGCAAGGAAGTTCGATAGGAAGCATTAATGGGTTTAGCTACTGTAGCGGTGATAGTAGGTAACTGCAATGTTTGACTAACAGTCAATGATTCATCCAAATCAATGAGttttattgtagaagtcataggGTCATCATCTTCGTCCTCATCGCGTTCATTGAAATATGGTTTACCAAAATTagaatcgggtaatacataagCCGGCAGCGATTGATAGGTGACCTCCATTTCATCATCAATTTCTGGTGTTAATTGTGATTGCTTCTGCTGTCTAGCCTTACTTTGTAAATGCTCATTGTAAGCCCTTACAGTGTGCTGCAGATTGTGTATGGCATCTATGTCCAAGGTGAGTGATGGAGACGTTCTTAATTGCGTCAAACTATTTGAACGTATCAATCGATTATGGTGACCTGTTGGAGTTTTGACACGGGGCCATAAATCGGGAGGCGCAACAATGGGTGTAGCAAAATCTTCCAATTCGGGAGATTTTAAATCTAAATCATTTAGTTGTTGAGTAATTTTTCGAAATGGTGACATGGGCTGGAGAGAGAGAAAATTGTAATTGGTTAGACATTGGTTAATAAAGTACAACAAAAATAATCTAAGTTTCAATTTtaatgcaaatggaaatttcgccataaatattccattaaggaacatcaGAGCGGTGTTGTTATCACAGCAGAAATTTGTATAATCATCAAATTCGTAGATAGGCATCCAGCTGTAAAAGCGAGAACCTCCAGATCAAGCAGGGTATGAGGTGGGTTTCAATAGCATTCAGCAATACGTAACTGAAGCGGTGAACACCTACCCAGTGGATTCGATTCTTGAAAACAAACCTACACTCAAAGCACTTGAAGAAATTAACCGCACAACCGCGCCATCGGGAATTTGCCAACCCCGGCCAATATAGGCTAGGGAGAAGGTCCAGCCAGGTCTTCACCCTATCTTTCCACAAGCCAGACCAGCAATATAAgaaggtttttgttgttgtaaccacgttttgatgtggaggtagcgatcctccgCAAGCTCCTGTatgcgagcaagctcgttccggcccaAAGCACCGATCGCCGCGGCAACAAAGtggcctttggttatttaaaggcgccaataactcgccttttcatataaagcatcataggcactcagtatttaagcaagagtcggtgccgctcggcctctcaccgagactctccgctcgatatcgctaGTTATGCGTGACTGCaattgcaactactccgtataCAAAGCATTCCACTATGCGCACTTGTGGATGCGCccgtagctctcagctgagattcccatgataacgatgaacatcaCAAAGGTCGGAGTTCAAAGTTCTAATCTGTGTGCCCGTGTGTTATTCCGCGACGGGTTTTGCCCTAGCCCACCGAATCGTCGTAACAACCTCCCTCGACAAATAGAATAGTTTTGGCTCAACTACGTTCCGACAGATTTAATCGCCTCAGTTTCTACTGGGCTGGGATGAATGCCAATGGCTGTTTGAGGGTTCGCTTCTAACACAACATATGACACACTTCACCTGTTCCAGCTGCCTAGTTAATTAGATCCCTCTGAATACACCCCATCCAAGTCGCAGAGTCtctggatctggatatttaGAAGAATATAGGAACCGAAATAACCGTGAGGACACAACATACGATTATCATTGTTACGAAAGAGTTCTCCCCACACTTTTAGTGGAATATTCGTGggcaattttgtattttttactcCTACTGCCATTATCCCTTACCATCAACACATTATCCGGTTCCTCAATTATGCGATGTTGTTCTATAAACGAAAAGGCTTCCTCCACCAAACTGGGTTCCCAAATGTTTAACAGTGTTTTCGTCTTGATAACCATTTCATTGCATAGCGGCATCATTCCTTTAGGATTTTTGGTTTTTGCCAAAGTCAAAAGTTGCGACATGATTTCAACAATTTCCTTTCGCAAATGTTTAATGGCTTGAACAGCATCGTTGGAAGCTAAGACCTTGCAATTGTTGCTGGCCTCAAATTTTGTAGGTGACTCTTTGGTGTCTTGCAAAAGTCTAGAAAAAATACATAAAGCATATATTTTTAATGATGAACAAAGAGTATTAAAGAAATGATATACTTTATAAGGCCGccagttttcttttttaaaccTCCATGTCTAGTAAAAGCTCCGACGGTGACAATATCCAAGACGGCAGAACGATTTAGGGAATCATTTTGTACCCACATACGTTGTAAATGTAAATTCACTGGTATAAATTCTAAAGACTCGTCTGTCTTGACTGAGGATCTTTTGAAAAATG includes:
- the LOC106082697 gene encoding inositol polyphosphate-4-phosphatase type I A → MRFNKAELSTLASNPTTKFEKQGLLIITERQEGFFRKTDVNYPRWCKLRGNLLFYLKDHDPNSQPVGVLVLENCRPLIRNEEREFDGYVFILEFEGSLPQRISTHTAQERLDWVKSIQLASYAYLNRQIQYLEDQITLAMGNRIEKGLPLYTPANDATLMAGLLDLNVASNVKAVTKVEEDLSEIPLCESALSCDNLPCADNGRLPCPRVVCGVLVPGEDIIWHDYARTEIIENTKSPQFLCTLTFKQSDGFTADTPLRFTVYDVREKVSQTSVPLGYAEVVLGAIQDATRFRLPLRSVHGDCGFINIASWAPDTDKQLQPPPRSTTQVFEHQSKGHRRTQSLPPKLGVKLFVPFQGSIQRVFANPRIHTYRLNSSLGADISVHETMLESKLCFNIPQQLLSIWILREKELLQEISGMGELGGDWRRRQMDLLDKHLKLLKDYSQAKQNLQQITKEEGPFFKRSSVKTDESLEFIPVNLHLQRMWVQNDSLNRSAVLDIVTVGAFTRHGGLKKKTGGLIKLLQDTKESPTKFEASNNCKVLASNDAVQAIKHLRKEIVEIMSQLLTLAKTKNPKGMMPLCNEMVIKTKTLLNIWEPSLVEEAFSFIEQHRIIEEPDNVLMPMSPFRKITQQLNDLDLKSPELEDFATPIVAPPDLWPRVKTPTGHHNRLIRSNSLTQLRTSPSLTLDIDAIHNLQHTVRAYNEHLQSKARQQKQSQLTPEIDDEMEVTYQSLPAYVLPDSNFGKPYFNERDEDEDDDPMTSTIKLIDLDESLTVSQTLQLPTITATVAKPINASYRTSLPSNCNEYEAMKCSILASHNARFLDTKMMSTSPSANYYRPTEEPEPLDLTQLNIEASVMCLVSKIKFLCGRCGSPAIRLRNPKGSMKRSGFSNAPVPDVVDNGNSESTTSYACDEPKHVEGLEGSSPNGNSNGLNLDLTQPALENVAAKKGNKFTDGLDLSLTTDWASELRPSMRKLRHAMDGLLKTARLMHSVQRLQQDMHRISINLETMYRRDVCFSQSLTALVTALMAKLWGNEITDNFIRILCDLGPLAYFEGLLSLQGSEIDMWGDMCIAIEDLLGVDFELVRSNNGSHDSQSVPTPRITGSRQSLTVYLPVPEHVYAMLPTKHAVSFKVTPIFFNIGINEKATLAEAMGRTREQHRSNWDNYVRLKQYYTRFRKLPLTMPETPSKHEPHMPAPQMLLNILNFLEDQLKANVSKNVKILHLVEDACRLMSGLRFTSCKSAKDRTGMAVTLEQCRVLVQEFQLPAKNVPQILNTMRSEGCRMDNVFKSIDKRKYAFNLPQVLSLPAMYRPPVGSYGKAET